A single region of the Fusobacterium varium genome encodes:
- a CDS encoding Hsp20/alpha crystallin family protein: MLPSIFKKGFMDDFFNDDFLMDFGGKNRNIMMKSDIKELENSYLLEVELPGFAKDEIKAEVNNGYLIIEATHNENKDEKDKEGKYIRKERYSGHCTRSFYVGENLKEEDIKGKFENGILKLEVPKKAAEEKVEEKKYIQIEG; this comes from the coding sequence ATGTTACCAAGTATTTTTAAAAAAGGATTTATGGATGATTTCTTTAATGATGATTTCTTAATGGATTTTGGAGGAAAAAATAGAAATATTATGATGAAATCAGATATTAAAGAATTGGAAAATAGTTATCTTCTAGAAGTTGAACTTCCAGGATTTGCTAAAGATGAGATAAAAGCTGAAGTAAATAATGGATATCTAATTATTGAAGCTACTCACAATGAAAATAAAGATGAAAAAGATAAAGAAGGAAAATATATTAGAAAAGAAAGATATTCTGGACATTGTACAAGAAGTTTCTATGTAGGAGAAAATCTAAAAGAGGAAGATATTAAAGGAAAATTTGAAAATGGTATCTTAAAATTAGAAGTTCCTAAAAAAGCTGCTGAAGAAAAAGTAGAAGAGAAAAAATATATCCAAATAGAAGGATAA
- a CDS encoding glutaredoxin family protein: MIKVYGKEGCSKCESLKGILNNKGVEYEYIQDLKTLMMVASKARIMSAPVVEKDGNFYTMEKFLEVL, encoded by the coding sequence ATGATAAAAGTATATGGAAAAGAAGGATGTAGTAAATGTGAGAGCCTAAAGGGAATTTTAAATAATAAAGGTGTAGAGTATGAGTATATTCAAGATCTAAAAACATTGATGATGGTAGCAAGCAAAGCTAGAATAATGAGTGCTCCAGTAGTGGAAAAAGATGGGAATTTCTATACTATGGAAAAGTTTTTAGAGGTTTTATAA
- a CDS encoding esterase-like activity of phytase family protein, which translates to MKKIIFLSLIASSILYADVVGIKQYIVDAGNYKINYEGKEKEFLTGINPGYGSALTFKGEDKDGNLEFYAVTDRGPNADTPKYIEDGKEFPGKFFPVPNFTPSIGVIKVKKDGAKIVESIPLKNYRNEKISGRVIPEDIVGSTGEKALNFDMSKLSNDFDGLDTEGIAVDKDGNFWLCDEYGPFIAKATKDGRIVEKYGPKEGLPEILKYRVPNRGFEGLTIDENGDVYATVQSPLDIDGETKKNAEYTRIVRFNPETKATTMYAYPVDKNYKNFGNAKIGDICSIGNGKFLIIEQGKQNGKMQNLIYMIDINGADEIENNGDLEYGRLKDLKPVKKELLIDLRKYGWNIEKAEGLTLLPDGKTIAVVNDNDFGIQTKLEDSENKNSDLEDYSYDRDKKEFFYKGKEAKKVKIGMEQNSKAERESQIWFFKLDSKLN; encoded by the coding sequence ATGAAAAAAATTATTTTTTTAAGTTTAATAGCAAGTTCAATACTTTATGCAGATGTAGTAGGAATAAAACAATATATTGTTGATGCAGGAAATTATAAGATAAACTATGAGGGAAAAGAGAAAGAATTTCTTACAGGAATAAATCCAGGATATGGTTCAGCTTTAACTTTTAAAGGGGAGGATAAAGATGGAAATCTTGAGTTTTATGCTGTAACAGATAGAGGACCTAATGCAGATACTCCTAAATATATTGAAGATGGAAAAGAGTTTCCAGGTAAATTTTTCCCAGTTCCTAATTTTACTCCAAGTATAGGAGTTATAAAAGTAAAAAAAGATGGAGCTAAAATAGTAGAGAGTATTCCTTTAAAAAATTATAGAAATGAGAAGATATCTGGAAGAGTTATTCCAGAAGATATTGTAGGTTCAACAGGAGAAAAGGCTCTGAATTTTGATATGAGCAAATTGAGCAATGATTTTGATGGACTTGATACAGAGGGAATAGCAGTTGACAAAGATGGTAACTTTTGGTTATGTGATGAGTATGGACCTTTTATAGCAAAGGCAACTAAAGATGGAAGAATAGTTGAAAAATATGGTCCTAAAGAGGGATTACCAGAAATATTAAAATATAGAGTTCCAAATAGAGGATTTGAAGGGTTAACAATAGATGAAAATGGAGATGTATATGCAACAGTACAAAGTCCATTAGATATAGATGGAGAAACAAAGAAAAATGCAGAGTACACAAGAATAGTTAGATTTAATCCTGAAACAAAGGCAACAACAATGTATGCTTATCCAGTAGATAAAAATTATAAAAATTTTGGAAATGCAAAAATAGGGGATATTTGCTCAATAGGAAATGGAAAGTTTTTAATAATAGAGCAAGGAAAACAAAATGGAAAGATGCAAAATTTAATCTATATGATAGATATAAATGGTGCTGATGAGATAGAAAATAATGGAGATCTTGAATATGGTAGATTAAAAGATTTAAAACCAGTGAAAAAAGAGCTTTTAATAGATTTAAGAAAATATGGTTGGAATATAGAAAAGGCAGAAGGGCTTACACTTCTTCCAGATGGAAAAACAATAGCAGTTGTAAATGATAATGATTTTGGAATTCAAACTAAACTTGAAGATTCAGAAAATAAAAATTCAGATTTAGAAGATTACAGCTATGATAGAGATAAAAAAGAGTTTTTCTATAAAGGAAAAGAGGCTAAAAAAGTTAAAATTGGAATGGAGCAAAATAGCAAAGCAGAGAGAGAAAGTCAAATATGGTTCTTTAAATTAGATAGTAAATTAAACTAG